From Planococcus halocryophilus, the proteins below share one genomic window:
- a CDS encoding TerD family protein produces MAINLVKGQKIDLTKGRSSLSSIMVGLGWDPVATKKSGGFISNLLGGGGGGGADVDCDASVLLLDENGKLTAKENLIYFGNKKSKDGSVVHSGDNLTGEGDGDDEMINIDLKRISPSVHRLVFVVNIYNAQKKKQDFGMIENAFIRLVDNQSKEELVHYNLTENYAGKMSLITGELYRQGTDWKFSAIGEGASEPDIGSIANKYS; encoded by the coding sequence ATGGCGATTAATCTTGTAAAAGGTCAAAAAATCGATTTAACAAAAGGACGTTCATCGCTTTCGAGCATTATGGTTGGCTTAGGCTGGGATCCAGTAGCAACTAAAAAAAGTGGAGGCTTCATAAGTAATCTATTAGGCGGAGGCGGAGGCGGCGGAGCTGACGTTGACTGTGACGCATCGGTCTTATTACTGGATGAAAACGGCAAGTTGACTGCTAAAGAAAACTTAATCTATTTCGGCAATAAAAAAAGCAAAGACGGTAGCGTAGTCCATTCTGGTGATAATTTGACTGGAGAAGGCGACGGCGATGATGAAATGATCAATATTGATTTGAAACGAATTTCACCGTCAGTTCACCGTTTAGTTTTTGTTGTAAACATTTACAACGCACAGAAAAAGAAACAAGATTTCGGTATGATTGAAAATGCATTTATTCGTTTAGTCGACAACCAGTCGAAAGAAGAATTGGTTCATTATAACTTAACAGAAAACTATGCTGGCAAAATGTCGTTAATTACAGGCGAACTTTACCGTCAAGGAACTGACTGGAAGTTTTCTGCGATTGGTGAAGGCGCATCAGAACCTGATATCGGATCAATTGCAAACAAATATTCTTAA
- a CDS encoding glycosyltransferase family 2 protein, which translates to MKMKLISIVVPAYNEEANIAAMYDKLMQELESLPYRYEIMFINDGSSDNTLQEILKLAEAHEHIKYISLTRNFGKESAMLAGLKRIKGDAAIVMDSDLQHPPTLIGEMIQGYEEGFNQVVAKRSRTGDSKVRSLFSSLYYKIINSITDVDLQDGEGDFRLLSRKAINAILALSESNRFSKGLFSWIGLSKKTINYENVLRTDGDSKWSFSNLVNYGIDGIISFNMKPLRICFYTGFLVLFLSLIYIFFTLYNIMKEGIGAPGYFTTITAILLLGGIQLISLGVIGEYIGRIYNETKQRPHFLVDISNADEYHES; encoded by the coding sequence ATAAAAATGAAGCTTATCTCGATCGTGGTTCCTGCTTATAACGAAGAAGCCAATATTGCAGCAATGTACGATAAATTGATGCAGGAACTAGAGTCGCTTCCCTATCGTTATGAAATTATGTTCATTAATGATGGTAGCAGTGATAACACCTTACAGGAAATTTTAAAATTAGCTGAAGCGCATGAACATATAAAATATATTTCGCTAACACGTAATTTTGGTAAAGAGTCCGCGATGCTCGCTGGCTTAAAACGCATTAAAGGAGATGCAGCCATTGTCATGGACAGTGACTTGCAACATCCGCCTACGTTGATTGGTGAAATGATTCAAGGCTATGAGGAAGGCTTTAACCAAGTGGTAGCTAAACGATCACGTACAGGTGATTCTAAAGTGCGTTCTTTGTTTTCTTCTCTTTACTACAAAATCATCAATTCAATCACTGATGTCGATTTGCAAGACGGTGAAGGAGACTTCCGTTTATTAAGTCGTAAAGCCATCAATGCCATTTTGGCATTAAGTGAAAGCAATCGTTTTTCTAAAGGTTTGTTCTCATGGATTGGCCTTAGTAAAAAGACCATTAACTATGAAAATGTATTACGGACCGATGGCGATTCAAAATGGTCTTTTAGCAATCTCGTCAATTATGGCATCGACGGCATCATTTCATTTAATATGAAGCCTTTGCGCATTTGTTTTTACACAGGCTTTTTAGTCTTATTCTTGTCTCTCATTTATATTTTCTTTACACTCTACAATATTATGAAAGAAGGTATTGGTGCTCCCGGTTACTTTACGACGATTACAGCGATTTTGTTACTTGGTGGCATTCAATTAATCAGCCTTGGCGTTATTGGCGAATATATTGGTCGTATCTATAATGAAACAAAGCAACGTCCTCACTTTCTTGTAGATATCAGCAATGCGGATGAATACCATGAATCTTAA
- a CDS encoding GtrA family protein, whose amino-acid sequence MNLKALNTEFTRFIFVGVLNTLSYYSIYLVLHNLFNLPYLLAHIVGFLISLNISFFLNCYVTYRIKPTLKKYLYFPLTQVVNMSVSTILIFVFVEFLHLNSNIAPFAAVLFTVPITFIVSSKILKDTPSPK is encoded by the coding sequence ATGAATCTTAAAGCGCTCAATACTGAATTTACTCGTTTTATATTTGTCGGTGTCCTTAATACCTTGAGTTATTACTCAATCTATTTAGTTCTTCATAACCTTTTCAATTTGCCTTACCTATTGGCACATATCGTCGGCTTTTTAATCAGTTTAAATATTTCATTTTTCTTAAACTGTTATGTCACGTATCGCATTAAGCCGACTCTTAAAAAATATTTGTATTTCCCATTAACACAAGTTGTGAATATGTCAGTTTCGACTATACTTATTTTTGTTTTTGTTGAATTTCTGCACCTCAACAGCAATATCGCGCCTTTTGCTGCGGTATTATTCACAGTTCCCATAACCTTTATCGTATCGAGCAAAATCCTTAAAGACACACCTTCACCAAAATAA
- a CDS encoding YfhO family protein gives MQKLRPVILLIFVSLLLSAIGHIVFLKQWSTEHFMVGINDGLSQMMPFKHLLYEQYTQGEFFYSFDFGLGAGTFSELSYYFSTSIVFLVSVIMISILKALHIIQTTDVLFWANAAVFISIIRLAAVLFITTRLFMYMNISKPAALVGASLYGISGMYFRHVTYWEFFADAFLWLPILLLGVEKIFREQKPGWFVTAVAISMIDNFYFAYINLLLTAIYILFRLFIPLTQDEQTKKKSMISFFVAGSIGAGISAVSFIPAVYAYLNNHRPVFKQEILWMDETIDNILFTSSIIVLPAFFVFVLFSWFLYRDKTFRLFALLGIAAIIMHNSPMIGSAFNGFSAPQYRWEYFLSLVMGGAVAVAVDHLHKFTWQRFVIPAILTISSFLIYVWKDEYFEIDSQFSTLAISALVITFLLLLLYILFNKNLIKYSLMASLLLWTLLFANLYQTEKILEEGEISQVSKELMTGVDYDDPEIKKLLKYIHEKENGGPYRIEWMEGVRNNTPIVQDFQGFSAYSSILNKNLLYFYLYDLEIDMGRESVSRYATLGNRANLYSMFQGKYIIRSRGDSNIPYGFDEIHASPKYIIYKNDYVLPFARATSSVYEEQQLAAASPLMREQAILTGVVLDRGKVADPLPEPDENILNFDPATIGATFNDGILKVVERTGGLNLNLEKPPKSGGDLFVSFNLVTKAEDQGFLLEVNDYQTTRKSNQSIYKTFVDDLTIRIPAEESIEIRLPKGEYEITEIQVYSASYQALRKQAAQPDLSSNLSIDGSHVSLNYDNAANDEYLKLTIPYERGWQATINGEQAEVLKADFAFIAIPLEAGNNNISLSYRPPFFKPAAAISLVSMLLGFALVFRKRKRINNY, from the coding sequence ATGCAAAAGTTACGACCTGTTATTCTTCTCATATTCGTCAGTCTACTCTTATCAGCGATAGGCCATATTGTTTTTCTCAAGCAATGGTCAACCGAACATTTTATGGTGGGGATTAATGATGGCCTTTCACAAATGATGCCTTTTAAACACCTTCTCTATGAACAATATACACAAGGCGAATTTTTTTATTCGTTCGATTTTGGTTTAGGGGCTGGCACATTTAGTGAACTGTCTTATTATTTTTCTACTTCGATTGTGTTCTTGGTTTCAGTAATAATGATATCTATACTAAAAGCGCTACACATTATTCAAACTACTGATGTTTTGTTTTGGGCAAACGCTGCCGTTTTCATCAGTATTATTCGTTTAGCAGCTGTCTTGTTTATCACAACTCGATTATTTATGTATATGAACATATCAAAACCAGCAGCGTTAGTCGGTGCTTCACTTTACGGCATTTCTGGCATGTACTTCCGCCACGTTACGTATTGGGAATTTTTCGCGGATGCTTTTTTGTGGCTGCCAATTTTATTGCTTGGCGTTGAAAAGATTTTCCGCGAACAAAAACCCGGCTGGTTTGTAACTGCCGTAGCGATTTCCATGATTGATAACTTTTACTTTGCCTATATTAATCTGTTACTGACCGCTATTTATATTTTGTTCCGTTTATTTATCCCATTAACTCAGGATGAACAAACCAAAAAGAAAAGCATGATAAGTTTTTTTGTCGCTGGATCTATTGGTGCTGGTATCAGTGCGGTGTCGTTTATACCAGCTGTCTATGCATACTTAAATAACCATAGACCAGTTTTTAAACAAGAAATCCTTTGGATGGACGAAACTATCGATAATATTTTGTTTACTAGCTCCATAATTGTCTTACCTGCATTTTTCGTTTTTGTGTTATTTAGCTGGTTCTTATACCGTGATAAAACATTCCGCTTGTTTGCGCTTCTTGGAATTGCGGCCATCATTATGCACAATAGTCCAATGATTGGCAGTGCTTTTAACGGTTTTTCTGCTCCTCAGTATCGTTGGGAATACTTTTTATCGTTGGTTATGGGTGGAGCAGTTGCTGTTGCTGTTGACCATTTGCATAAATTCACGTGGCAACGCTTTGTCATACCAGCTATATTGACGATTTCCAGCTTTTTGATTTACGTGTGGAAAGATGAATATTTTGAAATAGATTCGCAATTTTCAACTCTAGCGATTAGCGCTTTAGTCATTACATTTTTACTGTTGCTGCTATACATCTTATTCAATAAAAACCTTATTAAATATTCGTTAATGGCATCTCTATTGCTGTGGACCTTGTTATTTGCCAACCTGTATCAAACCGAAAAAATCCTTGAAGAAGGAGAAATTTCGCAAGTTAGCAAAGAACTAATGACAGGTGTCGATTATGACGATCCCGAAATCAAAAAACTATTGAAATATATTCATGAAAAAGAAAATGGCGGACCTTACCGCATTGAGTGGATGGAAGGCGTTCGCAACAATACTCCAATTGTTCAAGATTTCCAAGGGTTTAGTGCGTATTCCAGCATTTTAAATAAAAATCTATTGTATTTTTATTTATACGATCTTGAAATCGACATGGGGCGTGAAAGCGTCAGCCGCTATGCCACGCTTGGCAACCGCGCAAACTTGTATAGTATGTTCCAAGGAAAATACATTATTCGCTCCCGTGGAGATTCCAATATTCCATATGGTTTCGATGAAATTCATGCTTCTCCTAAATACATCATTTATAAAAATGACTATGTCTTGCCGTTCGCACGTGCTACCTCTAGCGTTTATGAAGAACAGCAATTAGCGGCCGCCTCTCCGTTAATGCGTGAACAGGCTATATTGACAGGAGTCGTACTTGATCGAGGCAAGGTTGCTGACCCTTTACCAGAGCCAGATGAAAACATTTTAAACTTTGACCCTGCCACAATTGGGGCTACGTTCAATGATGGCATATTAAAAGTAGTTGAAAGAACCGGAGGCTTGAACTTAAACTTGGAAAAACCACCTAAATCTGGTGGTGATTTGTTCGTTTCCTTCAACTTGGTAACAAAAGCAGAAGACCAAGGCTTTCTGCTCGAAGTAAATGACTACCAAACGACTAGAAAATCCAATCAGTCGATTTATAAAACATTTGTAGATGACTTAACCATTCGTATCCCAGCTGAAGAATCTATTGAAATCCGCTTGCCTAAAGGTGAATATGAAATAACGGAAATTCAAGTATATTCGGCTTCTTATCAAGCTTTGCGCAAACAAGCGGCACAGCCTGATTTATCGAGCAATTTATCAATTGATGGCAGTCATGTGAGCTTAAATTATGATAATGCCGCGAATGATGAATACTTAAAACTAACTATTCCTTATGAGCGAGGCTGGCAAGCAACAATTAACGGAGAACAAGCAGAAGTGTTAAAAGCTGATTTTGCTTTTATAGCCATTCCATTAGAAGCTGGCAACAACAACATTTCTCTCTCGTACCGCCCACCATTTTTCAAACCTGCAGCAGCAATTAGTTTAGTGTCTATGCTTCTCGGTTTTGCTTTGGTTTTTCGCAAAAGAAAAAGAATAAATAATTACTAG
- a CDS encoding superoxide dismutase family protein has protein sequence MKRWFLLGLLLTLFVFLAACGNDTTDEPPTESDGATETTSDDSTANQDTTESAPTNGGEIVMVTVQLINGDGNAIGTAELTDEEDGVAVALQIEDLEAGMHGIHFHQAGKCETPDFKSAGDHFNPENSMHGIDNTDGPHAGDLPNIEVGEDGTVSQEFKAENVTLEIDEENSLFKEGGTALVIHAGEDDQITDPSGDSGDRVACGVITAE, from the coding sequence ATGAAGCGTTGGTTTTTGCTCGGTTTACTCTTGACTCTTTTCGTATTTCTAGCAGCTTGTGGAAATGACACCACAGATGAGCCACCTACCGAATCTGATGGTGCAACAGAAACAACGAGCGACGACAGTACAGCCAATCAAGATACCACTGAAAGTGCACCTACTAACGGTGGCGAGATCGTTATGGTAACTGTCCAGTTAATAAACGGGGATGGGAATGCAATAGGGACTGCTGAATTGACTGATGAAGAGGATGGCGTGGCAGTAGCTCTTCAAATTGAGGACTTGGAAGCAGGTATGCACGGCATTCATTTTCACCAAGCAGGAAAATGCGAAACTCCTGATTTCAAATCGGCTGGCGATCACTTTAACCCAGAAAATTCAATGCATGGCATAGACAACACTGATGGTCCGCATGCTGGTGATTTACCGAATATTGAAGTAGGGGAAGACGGCACAGTTTCCCAAGAGTTTAAAGCTGAAAATGTCACACTTGAAATTGACGAAGAAAATTCATTGTTTAAAGAGGGAGGAACTGCCCTTGTTATTCATGCAGGAGAAGATGACCAAATAACCGATCCTTCTGGTGATTCAGGTGACCGAGTTGCTTGTGGAGTTATTACTGCAGAATAG
- a CDS encoding PAS domain-containing protein, which yields MLGLFYETKDEVDRLKELNHEVQVTLLEAMLDGSKVGTIVTDPSQPDNPIIYTNKTFIDMTGYSQEEIIGRNCRFLQGAGTANEDIEKMRTAIAAEEKVVLTIQNYRKDGSPFWNRLVIDPVRIEGDLYFIGTQTDITLERSQQQAIMANENEIEKLMLPILSVQENVATVALVGTMYHHRFETLKVKVCEYVQSNRIEYVIIDITGLSWKENSPLYWFKQIYDALRIMGSKLYVTGITVAAAQQFSNDLDRDSRLVTFSTIERALTFIAQEEKKQK from the coding sequence ATGCTAGGATTATTTTATGAAACGAAAGACGAGGTGGACCGCTTGAAGGAGTTAAACCATGAAGTACAAGTAACTTTGCTTGAAGCTATGTTAGATGGTAGTAAAGTGGGCACGATTGTGACCGATCCATCGCAACCGGATAATCCTATTATTTATACAAACAAAACCTTTATAGATATGACGGGTTACTCGCAGGAAGAAATAATTGGCCGGAATTGCCGCTTCTTACAAGGAGCGGGTACAGCTAATGAAGATATCGAAAAGATGAGAACGGCAATTGCTGCTGAAGAAAAAGTCGTTTTAACAATCCAAAATTACCGTAAAGACGGCTCGCCATTTTGGAATCGGCTAGTTATTGATCCGGTTCGAATTGAAGGGGATTTGTACTTTATCGGTACTCAAACAGATATTACTCTCGAGCGTTCTCAGCAACAAGCAATTATGGCCAACGAAAATGAGATTGAAAAATTGATGTTGCCAATCTTATCTGTACAAGAAAATGTAGCAACTGTAGCACTCGTTGGAACAATGTATCATCATCGCTTTGAAACGTTGAAAGTTAAAGTTTGTGAATATGTTCAATCGAATCGCATTGAATACGTCATCATCGATATTACCGGTTTATCTTGGAAAGAAAATTCACCACTTTATTGGTTTAAGCAGATTTACGATGCACTTCGAATTATGGGAAGCAAGCTTTATGTAACAGGTATAACCGTAGCGGCGGCACAACAATTCTCTAATGATTTAGACCGTGATAGTCGATTAGTTACATTCTCAACAATTGAAAGAGCATTAACTTTCATCGCACAAGAAGAAAAAAAGCAAAAATAA
- a CDS encoding type 1 glutamine amidotransferase domain-containing protein: MAKVLAVLSSGYTDEEHNYVTGWWAEELFAPALELEKEGHTVELASIDGGKPIVDPISVSADYDPNGIYKKQYESGIADKTMPIVNVKASDYDAIMIVGGHGAMFDLAHNEDLHAVINVVYETGGIVSAVCHGPAPLIYTKTKEGRNLLEGLKVTGYPNDKEPKEVVDLLPFSLEDELNKIANYHEEKDHDAYVVWGSKQILTGRDPQSSELFGRELAQKLTERTLKLEEKFTS, encoded by the coding sequence ATGGCAAAAGTATTAGCAGTGTTATCGAGTGGCTATACAGATGAAGAACATAATTACGTAACCGGTTGGTGGGCAGAAGAACTGTTTGCCCCTGCATTAGAGCTTGAAAAAGAAGGTCACACTGTTGAACTAGCTTCTATCGACGGAGGTAAACCTATCGTCGACCCAATAAGTGTTAGCGCAGATTATGACCCGAACGGTATATACAAAAAACAATATGAATCAGGGATTGCGGACAAAACAATGCCAATTGTTAATGTCAAAGCTAGTGATTACGATGCGATCATGATTGTTGGTGGACATGGCGCCATGTTTGATTTAGCACATAATGAAGATTTGCACGCGGTGATTAATGTTGTTTATGAAACAGGTGGTATCGTGTCTGCCGTCTGTCACGGACCTGCTCCATTGATTTATACGAAAACAAAAGAAGGACGCAATTTGCTTGAAGGTCTAAAAGTAACTGGTTATCCAAACGATAAAGAACCAAAAGAAGTTGTAGATTTGTTGCCTTTCAGCCTGGAAGACGAATTAAACAAAATAGCCAATTATCACGAAGAAAAAGATCATGACGCCTATGTAGTTTGGGGTAGTAAGCAAATCCTTACTGGACGTGACCCCCAATCTTCTGAACTGTTTGGCAGAGAACTGGCTCAAAAACTAACAGAGCGAACGCTTAAATTGGAAGAAAAATTCACCAGTTAG
- a CDS encoding S1C family serine protease, whose protein sequence is MGYYNSTEPKKNKKGYFASSFTGLIAGALLVGVILPSVTDGEVEGAATTSTNQAVSGLQTTSTVVTSDVTKIVEETSSAVVGVSNLQVAQQNPFESQTGDKKESQEAGVGSGVIYKKDGDMAYIVTNNHVVEGAQGVMVTLADGTELDAEVLGTDIWTDLAVLKVPGESIETVAEFGDSSVLQAGEPVIAIGNPLGLQFSGSVTTGVISGTERLVPLDINQDGTEDWQSEVLQTDAAISPGNSGGALINAQGQLIGINSMKISQEAVEGIGLAIPINTAIPVISDLEAEGAVHRPSMGVAILDLAEVPAQYRTSQLNLPSEIEGGIVVQSVVESSGAASAGMETYDVIVELDGKSVNSVLELRQYLYNETKVGDTLKVKAYRNGELQNFELTLTENN, encoded by the coding sequence ATGGGCTATTATAATTCAACTGAACCAAAAAAGAACAAAAAAGGCTATTTTGCTTCTAGCTTTACAGGGTTGATCGCTGGAGCGTTATTAGTAGGCGTTATTTTGCCAAGTGTGACGGATGGAGAAGTTGAAGGCGCAGCGACAACTTCAACAAACCAGGCCGTTAGTGGATTGCAAACAACATCTACAGTTGTCACTTCAGATGTGACCAAAATTGTAGAGGAAACTTCTAGTGCTGTTGTGGGTGTTTCTAATTTGCAAGTTGCACAGCAAAATCCTTTTGAATCACAGACAGGTGATAAGAAAGAGTCACAAGAAGCAGGTGTAGGATCTGGCGTCATTTATAAAAAAGACGGCGACATGGCTTATATCGTTACTAATAATCATGTAGTAGAAGGTGCTCAAGGTGTAATGGTCACTTTGGCCGATGGCACGGAGCTGGATGCCGAAGTACTTGGGACCGATATTTGGACAGATTTAGCTGTCTTAAAAGTGCCTGGTGAAAGTATTGAAACAGTTGCAGAATTTGGAGATTCCTCTGTACTACAAGCAGGAGAACCGGTTATTGCAATCGGGAATCCATTAGGTCTTCAATTTTCTGGCTCTGTCACAACGGGAGTTATTTCAGGAACCGAACGTTTAGTTCCGCTTGATATCAACCAAGATGGGACAGAAGATTGGCAGTCAGAAGTTCTTCAAACAGATGCAGCGATTAGCCCCGGAAATAGCGGAGGCGCATTGATCAATGCACAAGGGCAATTGATCGGCATTAACTCGATGAAAATTTCGCAAGAGGCTGTAGAAGGTATTGGACTAGCGATTCCAATCAACACCGCGATTCCAGTTATTTCCGATTTAGAAGCTGAAGGTGCTGTACACCGACCATCTATGGGCGTAGCTATTTTGGATTTAGCTGAAGTGCCGGCGCAATACCGCACTAGCCAGTTGAATTTGCCTTCAGAAATTGAAGGCGGTATTGTCGTTCAATCGGTAGTCGAAAGCTCAGGAGCAGCTTCTGCAGGCATGGAAACATATGATGTTATTGTTGAATTGGACGGAAAGTCAGTAAATTCGGTTTTGGAACTTCGACAGTATCTATATAATGAAACAAAAGTCGGCGACACATTAAAAGTGAAAGCTTATAGAAATGGTGAACTACAGAATTTCGAACTAACATTAACCGAAAATAATTAA
- a CDS encoding peptidylprolyl isomerase: MKKMIYISMGVLAATAIFILAAFNGDETVAKVGDKEITKEALYEKLVATSGAATLDAMISNEVVNQEAEKAKVEVTQEEIDTEMAVYEEQYGGAEALEQTLASSGMSIADLEEEMKTYLKVEKIIGPDIEITDEQISTYFEENKETFEQASKVEANHILVETQEEADKVKAELDDGGNFAELAAKYSIDTSNAENGGALGEFGAGEMTPEFEEAAFSLKVDEISQPVETDYGFHIIQVTGKTEATEANLEDSKEQIKETLFDEALNTKYAEWLAEKTESYNIVNELAE, translated from the coding sequence ATGAAAAAAATGATTTATATTTCGATGGGTGTATTAGCGGCAACCGCTATTTTTATACTAGCTGCTTTTAATGGCGATGAAACGGTCGCAAAAGTAGGAGACAAGGAAATCACTAAAGAGGCATTGTATGAAAAATTAGTAGCTACTTCGGGGGCGGCAACACTTGATGCAATGATTTCCAACGAAGTGGTCAATCAAGAAGCAGAAAAAGCAAAAGTTGAAGTGACACAAGAAGAAATCGATACAGAAATGGCTGTTTATGAAGAGCAATATGGTGGTGCAGAAGCACTTGAACAAACGCTTGCTTCAAGTGGTATGTCGATAGCAGATTTAGAAGAAGAAATGAAAACCTATTTGAAAGTTGAAAAAATCATCGGACCTGACATTGAAATAACAGATGAGCAAATTAGTACTTATTTCGAAGAAAACAAAGAAACTTTCGAACAAGCTTCAAAAGTAGAAGCGAATCACATCTTGGTAGAAACTCAAGAAGAGGCAGATAAAGTAAAAGCGGAATTAGATGATGGTGGTAATTTTGCCGAACTAGCAGCTAAGTATTCAATAGATACAAGTAACGCTGAGAATGGCGGAGCATTAGGCGAGTTTGGTGCCGGTGAAATGACACCCGAATTTGAGGAAGCCGCGTTTAGTTTGAAAGTAGATGAAATAAGCCAACCTGTAGAAACAGATTACGGTTTTCATATCATCCAAGTAACTGGCAAAACAGAAGCAACTGAAGCCAATTTGGAAGATAGCAAAGAACAAATAAAAGAAACGTTGTTTGATGAAGCGTTAAATACGAAATATGCGGAATGGTTAGCAGAAAAAACAGAGTCATATAACATTGTTAACGAATTAGCAGAATAA
- a CDS encoding sensor histidine kinase encodes MSILLIAFLILSILFVRFVDDFAYAEKAEELEKYGGQIIEELERERPGTNLQSYVSILKAQNISFIVFDQQSRIMYPVSGSFPPVELTSEEWNVIERGETLTVNRDVERFELSVTFVAMPYFENEQLAGGVLLAAPVSGVSEMIAELNKTLVTAVLIALAIALLLSLGLSKMHVSRIKRMRKATSMISEGHYDVNLPESNFDEFGDLAHDFNKMAEKLQQSNEEIDRLENRRRQFMADVSHEMRTPLTTIAGIMEGLRNNMIEEGQREKGVRLASEETKRLMRLVNENLDYEKIRSNQVILTKEEIEADELLEIIQEQLYLQAKEKGNQIVIHTNPGDVIYGDMDRLIQILMNIVKNAIQFTENGMITVSTHMEAEQMRVTIEDNGAGIDVEEIDLVWRRFYKADLSRGSGQFGLGLSIVKQLVTLHDGEIHVESKKGQGTKFIIHLPKK; translated from the coding sequence ATGAGTATTTTATTGATTGCTTTTTTGATTTTGAGTATTTTATTTGTTCGTTTCGTAGATGATTTTGCTTATGCTGAAAAGGCGGAAGAATTGGAGAAATACGGTGGGCAAATCATCGAAGAGCTTGAGCGAGAACGCCCTGGGACCAATCTGCAATCTTATGTCTCTATATTAAAAGCGCAAAATATCAGTTTTATCGTTTTTGATCAGCAAAGTCGGATTATGTATCCGGTGTCGGGTTCTTTTCCCCCTGTAGAGCTGACATCAGAAGAATGGAACGTCATTGAACGAGGTGAGACATTGACCGTCAACCGGGACGTTGAACGATTCGAACTATCGGTAACATTTGTAGCGATGCCGTATTTCGAAAACGAACAATTAGCTGGAGGGGTTCTTCTTGCTGCTCCTGTTAGCGGAGTAAGTGAAATGATTGCCGAATTGAATAAAACCTTAGTCACTGCGGTGTTAATTGCCCTAGCTATCGCATTGCTTCTTAGCTTAGGGTTATCCAAAATGCATGTTAGTCGAATCAAACGTATGCGAAAAGCGACATCTATGATAAGTGAAGGTCATTACGATGTGAATTTACCAGAATCAAATTTCGATGAGTTTGGTGATTTGGCGCATGACTTTAATAAAATGGCCGAAAAACTTCAACAATCTAACGAGGAAATCGATCGACTTGAAAACCGCAGACGGCAATTTATGGCGGATGTTTCCCATGAAATGCGGACACCGTTAACGACCATTGCCGGGATAATGGAAGGCCTGCGCAACAATATGATTGAAGAAGGTCAACGAGAAAAAGGCGTTCGTTTAGCGAGTGAAGAAACAAAACGCCTAATGCGTTTAGTAAATGAAAACTTGGATTATGAAAAAATCAGATCTAATCAGGTGATATTAACAAAAGAAGAAATTGAAGCGGATGAGCTCTTGGAGATTATTCAAGAGCAGCTTTACCTACAAGCAAAAGAAAAAGGCAACCAAATTGTTATTCATACGAACCCTGGGGATGTTATTTATGGGGACATGGATCGTTTAATCCAAATTCTTATGAACATCGTGAAGAATGCTATTCAGTTTACTGAGAACGGTATGATTACAGTCTCAACTCATATGGAAGCGGAACAAATGAGGGTAACGATAGAAGACAATGGAGCAGGCATTGACGTAGAAGAAATTGATCTGGTGTGGCGTCGTTTTTACAAAGCGGACTTGTCACGCGGAAGCGGTCAATTTGGACTTGGGTTATCTATCGTCAAGCAACTGGTGACGCTCCATGACGGAGAAATCCATGTTGAAAGTAAAAAAGGACAAGGAACGAAATTCATAATTCACTTGCCAAAAAAATGA